A window from Mycobacterium saskatchewanense encodes these proteins:
- a CDS encoding DUF6131 family protein: MIILGIILLIAGFVLKISILWTLGIILLVIGAVLAVLGSTGRAVGGRRHYF, encoded by the coding sequence ATGATCATTCTCGGAATCATTCTGCTCATAGCGGGATTCGTGCTCAAGATCTCGATCCTGTGGACCCTCGGGATCATCCTGCTCGTCATCGGCGCCGTCCTCGCGGTCCTCGGCAGCACCGGACGCGCCGTCGGCGGCCGCCGGCACTATTTCTGA
- the treY gene encoding malto-oligosyltrehalose synthase produces the protein MALPILSTYRLQLRGESSGFAFTFDDALNVLDYLDDLGISHVYLSPIMTATTGSNHGYDVTDPTTVSPELGGADGLARLSAAARERGIGLIVDIVPNHVGIDQPRENAWWWDVLRHGRSSSYATYFDIDWDLDEDGRIVVPVLGSDGDVADLKVDGDLLRLGDLAFPIAPGTADGAHSADGARVHDLQHYRLVGWRNGVCGYRRFFSITSLAGLRQEDRAVFDATHAEVARWFAEGLVDGVRIDHPDGLSDPCGYLAWLREVVGPDGWIVIEKILAVDEALEPTLPVDGTTGYDVLREVGGVFVDPAGAPALTALVESAGVDYGAMPQMLADLKVRSATDTLASELRRLRRSIVAAAGSDHPGIPQAVAALLTHIGVYRCDYPGLAAIMPTALAETQAAAPELDPALQVVAAALARGGEPVTRLQQLCGAVTAKSVEDCYFYRDARLVSLNEVGGEPHRFGVGAAEFHDSAAIRARTWPQTMTTLTTHDTKRGEDVRARIGVLSQVPSLWTEFLARWEVRAPSPDPATGQFLWQNIFGVWPVSGLENPAVTEALRDRLHAYTEKAIREAAWHTTWNEPDADFEGAVHRWLDTVLDGPVAGQLTELVVQLNPHAASDALGQKLLALTVPGIPDVYQGTELWDDSLVDPDNRRPVDYTARRAALNALEHPKIRVVTTALKLRRSRPDSFLRGDYTPVLASGEAADHVVAFLRGGDILVAVTRWTVRLKERGWGNTVIPVPEGRWTDALTGAMASGPTAAAQLFGELPVVLLERSHD, from the coding sequence ATGGCATTGCCAATTCTGTCCACCTACCGGTTGCAGCTGCGTGGTGAATCGAGCGGATTCGCGTTCACGTTCGACGACGCTCTGAACGTGCTGGACTACCTGGACGACCTCGGGATCTCGCACGTCTACCTGTCGCCGATCATGACCGCGACGACCGGTTCCAATCACGGCTACGACGTCACCGATCCGACAACGGTGTCGCCCGAATTGGGCGGTGCCGACGGGTTGGCGCGGCTGTCGGCGGCGGCCCGCGAGCGCGGCATCGGCCTGATCGTGGACATCGTGCCCAACCACGTGGGAATCGACCAGCCCCGGGAGAACGCATGGTGGTGGGACGTGCTGCGGCACGGCCGCTCCTCCTCCTACGCAACGTATTTCGACATCGACTGGGACCTCGACGAGGACGGCCGGATCGTGGTGCCGGTGCTGGGCTCCGACGGGGACGTCGCCGACCTGAAGGTCGACGGTGATCTGCTTCGGCTGGGCGACCTGGCGTTTCCCATCGCGCCGGGCACCGCGGACGGCGCCCACTCGGCGGACGGCGCTCGAGTCCACGATCTCCAGCATTACCGGCTGGTGGGCTGGCGCAACGGCGTATGCGGCTACCGCCGCTTCTTCTCGATCACGTCGCTGGCCGGGCTGCGCCAGGAAGATCGCGCGGTGTTCGACGCGACGCACGCCGAGGTCGCGCGGTGGTTCGCCGAGGGACTGGTCGACGGCGTGCGCATCGACCACCCGGACGGTTTGTCCGATCCCTGCGGGTATCTGGCGTGGCTGCGCGAGGTGGTCGGTCCCGACGGCTGGATCGTGATCGAGAAGATCCTGGCCGTCGACGAGGCGCTGGAGCCCACACTGCCCGTCGACGGCACCACCGGCTACGACGTGCTGCGCGAAGTCGGCGGCGTCTTCGTCGATCCCGCCGGTGCCCCCGCGCTCACCGCGCTCGTCGAGTCGGCCGGGGTCGATTACGGCGCGATGCCCCAGATGCTGGCCGACCTCAAGGTCCGCTCGGCGACGGACACGTTGGCGAGCGAACTGCGCAGGCTGCGGCGCAGCATCGTCGCGGCGGCCGGCAGCGACCATCCGGGCATCCCCCAGGCGGTGGCCGCCCTGCTCACCCACATCGGCGTCTACCGCTGCGACTACCCGGGGCTGGCCGCGATCATGCCCACCGCACTCGCCGAAACGCAGGCGGCCGCACCGGAATTGGACCCCGCCCTGCAGGTCGTCGCCGCCGCCCTCGCCCGCGGGGGCGAGCCGGTCACCCGGTTACAGCAGCTGTGCGGGGCGGTGACGGCCAAGTCTGTTGAGGACTGCTACTTCTATCGCGACGCCCGGCTCGTGTCGCTCAACGAGGTGGGCGGCGAACCGCACCGCTTCGGCGTCGGCGCGGCGGAGTTCCATGACAGCGCCGCCATCCGCGCCCGGACGTGGCCGCAGACCATGACGACGCTGACCACCCACGACACGAAGCGCGGCGAGGACGTCCGGGCCCGCATCGGCGTGCTGTCGCAGGTCCCGTCGCTCTGGACGGAGTTCCTCGCCCGCTGGGAGGTCCGGGCGCCCTCCCCCGACCCGGCGACCGGACAATTCCTGTGGCAGAACATCTTCGGCGTGTGGCCGGTCAGCGGCCTGGAAAACCCCGCGGTTACCGAGGCGCTGCGCGACCGGTTGCACGCCTACACCGAGAAAGCGATCCGGGAAGCGGCCTGGCACACCACGTGGAACGAGCCGGACGCGGATTTCGAGGGCGCGGTGCACCGTTGGCTGGACACCGTGCTCGACGGACCGGTCGCCGGACAGCTGACCGAGCTTGTCGTGCAGCTCAATCCGCACGCGGCCAGCGACGCGCTGGGCCAGAAGCTGCTCGCGCTGACCGTGCCGGGGATTCCGGACGTCTACCAGGGCACCGAGCTGTGGGACGACAGCCTGGTCGACCCGGACAACCGCCGGCCGGTCGACTACACCGCCCGGCGCGCGGCGCTGAACGCGTTGGAACACCCCAAGATCCGGGTCGTCACGACGGCGCTGAAGCTGCGGCGGTCCCGTCCGGACAGCTTCCTGCGTGGCGACTACACGCCTGTCCTGGCCAGCGGCGAGGCCGCCGATCACGTGGTGGCGTTCCTGCGGGGTGGCGACATCCTGGTGGCGGTGACCCGCTGGACGGTGCGCCTCAAGGAGCGGGGCTGGGGCAACACCGTCATCCCCGTTCCCGAGGGGCGCTGGACCGACGCTCTGACCGGCGCGATGGCGAGCGGCCCGACGGCGGCCGCGCAATTGTTCGGCGAGCTGCCGGTCGTCTTGCTGGAGCGCAGCCATGACTGA
- a CDS encoding aminotransferase class I/II-fold pyridoxal phosphate-dependent enzyme gives MPVQYRIAGAGADSIAADVERAVSAGDLEPGEALPPVRELAGRLGVNANTVAAAYRLLRDRGVVETAGRRGTRVRHRPASTPRSLLGLDVPTGVRDLSTGNPDPALLPIGSVEVPRGRPLLYGGPAMSPELVDFSRRALAADGVPADHLAVTSGALDGIERALAAELRPGDRIAVEDPGWANLLDLVAALGLSVEPVRVDDDGPLPGDVGRALSRGARALVVTGRAQNPTGAALSAARADELRGLVAGHDVLMVEDDHCAGISGAPLHTLAGSTDRWVFVRSASKAYGPDLRVAVLAGDRRTVERVHGRLRLGPGWVSHLLQDLAVRLWSDASATRLVHDAEARYRTRRTGLCDALAARGVDAHGRSGLNVWVPVPDETVAITRLIAAGWAAAPGTRFRIGTPPGIRVTVADLSADEINPLADAIAAAVLATGRRSV, from the coding sequence GTGCCAGTACAATATCGTATCGCGGGGGCGGGTGCCGACTCGATTGCCGCCGACGTCGAACGTGCGGTCTCGGCGGGAGACCTCGAGCCCGGGGAGGCGCTGCCGCCAGTCCGCGAGCTGGCCGGCCGGCTCGGCGTGAACGCGAACACGGTGGCCGCCGCCTACCGGCTGCTGCGCGATCGCGGGGTCGTGGAAACCGCTGGCCGGCGCGGCACCCGGGTGCGGCACCGACCGGCCAGCACGCCGCGCTCCCTGCTGGGGCTCGACGTCCCCACGGGCGTCCGCGACCTGTCGACGGGCAACCCCGACCCGGCGCTGTTGCCCATCGGCTCCGTCGAGGTCCCACGGGGCCGGCCGCTGCTCTACGGCGGGCCGGCCATGTCGCCCGAACTGGTCGACTTCAGCCGTCGCGCGCTGGCCGCGGACGGCGTGCCGGCCGACCACCTCGCCGTGACCAGCGGGGCATTGGACGGCATCGAGCGCGCCCTCGCCGCCGAGCTGCGACCCGGCGACCGCATCGCGGTCGAGGACCCGGGTTGGGCCAACCTGTTGGATTTGGTTGCGGCACTGGGTCTTTCCGTCGAGCCGGTGCGGGTCGACGACGACGGGCCGTTGCCCGGTGACGTGGGGCGCGCGCTCAGCCGCGGCGCAAGGGCGCTCGTCGTCACCGGTCGGGCGCAAAACCCAACGGGTGCAGCGCTATCCGCGGCACGCGCGGACGAACTGCGCGGCTTGGTCGCCGGTCATGACGTATTAATGGTCGAGGACGATCACTGCGCGGGCATCTCCGGCGCCCCGCTGCACACCCTGGCCGGATCGACCGACCGTTGGGTGTTCGTGCGATCGGCGTCCAAGGCCTACGGGCCGGACCTGCGGGTGGCCGTCCTCGCCGGGGACCGCCGCACCGTCGAACGCGTGCACGGACGCCTGCGGCTCGGCCCGGGATGGGTGAGCCACCTGCTGCAAGACCTGGCGGTGCGGTTGTGGAGCGACGCCTCGGCGACACGCCTGGTGCACGACGCCGAGGCGCGCTACCGCACGCGGCGTACCGGGCTGTGCGACGCGCTCGCCGCGCGCGGCGTCGACGCCCACGGCCGCTCCGGGCTCAACGTGTGGGTCCCGGTGCCCGACGAGACCGTCGCGATCACCCGGCTGATCGCCGCCGGGTGGGCCGCCGCGCCCGGGACGCGCTTCCGGATCGGAACGCCGCCCGGAATCCGCGTCACGGTAGCCGACCTGAGCGCCGACGAGATCAACCCGCTCGCCGACGCGATCGCCGCGGCGGTGCTCGCTACCGGGCGTCGGAGCGTGTGA
- a CDS encoding pyridoxamine 5'-phosphate oxidase family protein: MDTGYRPTPRTTPTRHRERAHYDRATVHAILDEALICHLGYLSGDRPVVLPMTHARLGEILYLHGSSGGGPMLAAKPAGGLTVCVTATLVDGLVFARAAMHHSVNFRSAVVHGTARVVDGEAEKRRALDRLLDHVAPGRAADCRRPDARELAATGVLALDLLEVSAKVRAGAPVDDPEDRALPHWAGVVPLRLTAGTPVAATDLDPATPLPSYLR; this comes from the coding sequence GTGGACACCGGCTACCGACCGACACCCCGCACCACCCCCACCCGCCACCGCGAGCGCGCGCACTACGACCGCGCAACCGTGCACGCCATCCTCGACGAGGCGCTGATCTGCCACCTGGGGTACCTCAGCGGCGATCGCCCGGTCGTCTTGCCGATGACGCACGCCCGCCTCGGCGAGATCCTCTACCTGCACGGATCCTCCGGCGGCGGCCCGATGTTGGCGGCCAAGCCGGCGGGCGGCCTGACCGTATGCGTCACCGCCACGCTCGTCGACGGGCTGGTGTTCGCCCGCGCCGCGATGCACCATTCCGTGAACTTCCGCTCCGCGGTGGTGCACGGCACCGCCCGGGTGGTCGATGGGGAGGCCGAGAAGCGACGGGCCCTCGATCGCCTGCTCGACCACGTCGCGCCCGGTCGCGCCGCGGACTGCCGGAGACCCGACGCGCGCGAGCTCGCGGCCACGGGCGTGCTGGCGCTCGACCTGCTCGAAGTCTCGGCCAAGGTGCGCGCCGGTGCTCCCGTCGACGATCCGGAGGATCGCGCGCTGCCCCACTGGGCGGGCGTGGTGCCCCTGCGCCTGACCGCCGGCACGCCCGTCGCCGCAACCGATCTGGATCCCGCGACGCCCCTGCCGTCCTACCTGCGCTAG
- the glgX gene encoding glycogen debranching protein GlgX, with translation MPTKNPASETGAAGNHRPRLATVWPGNPYPLGASYDGAGTNFSLFSEIAQRVELCLIDDKGAETRIPLEEVDGYVWHAYLPNIIPGQRYGYRVHGPWGPEAGHRCDPSKLLLDPYGKAFHGDFRFGQALYSYDLKAVQGDNSSGVDPGTPPMIDSLGHTMTSVVSNPFFDWGSDRSPLTPYHETVIYEAHVKGMTQTHPGIPEELRGTYAGLAHPVVIDHLKALNVTALELMPVHQFMHDSRLLDLGLRNYWGYNTFGFFAPHNQYAANRTASVAEFKSMVRTLHEAGIEVILDVVYNHTAEGNHLGPTINFRGIDNAAYYRLVDTDLRLYKDYTGTGNSLNARHPHVLQLIMDSLRYWVLEMHVDGFRFDLAATLARELHDVDRLSAFFDLVQQDPIISQVKLIAEPWDVGEGGYQVGNFPGLWTEWNGKYRDTVRDYWRGEPATLGEFASRLTGSSDLYEATGRRPSASINFVTAHDGFTLNDLVTYNEKHNMANGEDNRDGESHNRSWNCGVEGPTDDPDILALRGRQMRNFWATLMVSQGTPMIAHGDEFGRTQNGNNNVYCQDSELSWMDWSLVDKNADLLAFARRATALRKGHPVFRRRRFFEGEPLRTGDEVRDIAWLTPGAQEMTHDDWGTGFHKCVAVFLNGEAITAPNARGERVADDSFLLCFNAHEEPVEFIMPHADYAYEWTVELDTNDPVGRADRVVKAEETISLPSHSLLVLRKTQ, from the coding sequence ATGCCGACCAAGAATCCCGCTTCAGAAACAGGCGCTGCTGGTAACCACCGACCCAGGCTGGCCACCGTCTGGCCGGGAAACCCCTACCCGCTCGGCGCTTCCTATGACGGCGCCGGAACCAACTTTTCGCTGTTCTCCGAGATCGCCCAGAGGGTCGAGCTGTGCCTGATCGACGACAAGGGCGCCGAGACGCGGATCCCCCTGGAAGAGGTCGACGGCTACGTCTGGCATGCCTATCTGCCGAACATCATCCCGGGTCAGCGCTACGGCTATCGGGTGCACGGACCGTGGGGACCGGAGGCCGGGCACCGCTGCGACCCGAGCAAGCTGCTCCTGGATCCCTACGGCAAGGCGTTCCACGGCGACTTTCGATTCGGCCAGGCGCTGTATTCCTACGACCTGAAGGCTGTCCAGGGCGACAATTCCTCCGGGGTCGACCCCGGCACTCCCCCCATGATCGACTCGCTCGGCCACACCATGACCAGCGTGGTCAGCAACCCGTTCTTCGACTGGGGCTCCGACCGGTCGCCGCTCACCCCGTACCACGAAACGGTCATCTACGAAGCACACGTCAAGGGGATGACGCAGACCCATCCGGGCATCCCCGAGGAACTCCGCGGCACCTACGCCGGGCTGGCCCATCCGGTGGTCATCGACCACCTCAAGGCGCTCAACGTCACGGCCCTGGAGCTGATGCCCGTGCACCAGTTCATGCACGACTCCCGGCTGCTGGATCTGGGCCTGCGAAACTACTGGGGATACAACACCTTTGGCTTCTTCGCCCCGCACAACCAGTACGCGGCGAACCGCACGGCCAGCGTCGCCGAATTCAAGTCGATGGTGCGCACCCTGCACGAGGCCGGCATCGAGGTGATCCTGGACGTCGTCTACAACCACACCGCCGAGGGCAACCACCTCGGCCCCACCATCAACTTTCGCGGGATCGACAATGCCGCGTACTACCGGCTGGTCGACACGGACCTGCGGCTGTACAAGGACTACACGGGCACGGGCAACAGCCTCAACGCCCGTCACCCGCACGTTTTGCAGCTCATCATGGACTCGCTGCGCTACTGGGTCCTCGAGATGCACGTCGACGGCTTCCGCTTCGACCTGGCCGCCACCCTGGCCCGCGAGCTGCACGACGTCGACCGGCTGAGCGCGTTTTTCGATCTGGTCCAGCAGGATCCGATCATCAGTCAGGTCAAATTGATCGCCGAGCCGTGGGACGTCGGCGAGGGCGGCTACCAGGTCGGAAATTTCCCGGGTTTGTGGACCGAGTGGAACGGGAAGTATCGCGATACTGTGCGCGACTACTGGCGGGGCGAACCCGCAACCCTGGGCGAGTTCGCTTCCCGGCTGACCGGGTCGTCGGACCTGTATGAGGCGACTGGCCGACGGCCGAGCGCCAGCATCAATTTCGTGACCGCGCACGACGGGTTCACCCTCAACGACCTGGTCACCTACAACGAGAAACACAATATGGCCAACGGCGAGGACAACCGTGACGGCGAGAGCCACAACCGGTCGTGGAACTGCGGCGTCGAAGGGCCCACCGACGACCCCGACATCCTCGCGCTGCGCGGCCGCCAGATGCGCAACTTCTGGGCCACCCTGATGGTCAGCCAGGGCACGCCGATGATCGCCCACGGCGACGAGTTCGGGCGCACCCAGAACGGCAACAACAACGTCTACTGCCAGGACTCCGAATTGTCCTGGATGGACTGGTCGTTGGTCGACAAGAACGCAGACCTGCTGGCCTTCGCCCGCAGGGCGACCGCGCTGCGCAAGGGCCATCCGGTGTTTCGCCGGCGCAGGTTCTTCGAGGGCGAACCGCTCCGAACCGGCGACGAGGTTCGCGACATCGCCTGGCTGACCCCCGGCGCCCAGGAAATGACCCACGACGACTGGGGAACGGGTTTCCACAAGTGTGTGGCGGTGTTTCTCAACGGCGAGGCCATTACCGCACCGAACGCCCGCGGCGAGCGGGTGGCCGATGATTCATTTCTGTTGTGCTTCAACGCCCATGAGGAACCAGTGGAGTTTATTATGCCGCACGCCGACTATGCGTACGAGTGGACCGTGGAGCTCGACACGAACGATCCGGTCGGCCGTGCCGATCGGGTGGTGAAGGCCGAGGAAACGATTTCGTTGCCGTCCCATTCGCTGCTCGTGCTTCGTAAGACGCAGTGA
- the treZ gene encoding malto-oligosyltrehalose trehalohydrolase: MTEFRVWAPKPERVRLDVDGHVHPMTRSDDGWWHANVDAAPDARYGFLLDDDPTVLPDPRSPRQPEGVHERSQLWDPAPAAWTDGDWAGRPVGGAVIYELHVGTFTAAGTFDSAIEKLDYLVDLGVDFVEVMPVNSFAGTHGWGYDGVLWYSVHEPYGGPDGLVRFVDACHARGLGVLIDAVFNHLGPSGNYLPKFGPYLSSASNPWGEGINIADADSDEVRRYIIGCALRWMRDFHADGLRLDAVHALVDTTAIHILEEMAAETDWLSRDLGRPLSLVAESDLNDPRLITPRDRGGYGVTAQWADDIHHAIHTAVSGERQGYYADFGSLATLAHTLRRGFFHAATYSSFRRRRHGRPLDTTEGTGIPGTRLVAYTCTHDQVGNRALGDRPSQNLTAGQCAVKAALALGTPYTAMLFMGEEYGASTPFQFFSSHPEPELAKATAEGRKAEFAGHGWDADDIPDPQDPETFRRSKLKWDEIDSGDHARLLRVYRELIALRYDDPDMADPWLDHLAVDFDEDQRWIVVSHGRLRIACNLGAEPVKVPVTGETVLAWGRPGVDGDSTLLDGHSFAVLRAAG; this comes from the coding sequence ATGACTGAATTCCGGGTCTGGGCCCCTAAACCCGAGCGGGTGCGCCTCGACGTCGACGGCCACGTGCACCCGATGACCCGCTCCGACGACGGCTGGTGGCATGCCAACGTCGACGCGGCGCCGGACGCCCGCTACGGCTTCCTGCTCGATGACGACCCGACGGTGCTCCCCGATCCGCGGTCACCGCGGCAGCCCGAGGGCGTGCACGAGCGCTCGCAGTTGTGGGATCCAGCGCCGGCGGCATGGACCGATGGCGACTGGGCCGGCCGGCCGGTCGGCGGCGCGGTGATCTACGAGCTGCACGTCGGCACCTTCACCGCGGCTGGCACGTTCGATTCGGCGATCGAGAAGCTGGATTACCTGGTCGATCTCGGCGTCGACTTCGTCGAGGTGATGCCCGTCAACTCGTTCGCCGGCACGCACGGCTGGGGATACGACGGCGTGCTGTGGTACAGCGTCCACGAACCCTACGGCGGCCCGGACGGCCTCGTCCGGTTCGTCGACGCCTGCCACGCGCGGGGCCTCGGTGTGCTGATCGACGCGGTGTTCAACCACCTCGGCCCGTCCGGCAACTACCTGCCGAAGTTCGGGCCCTACCTGTCCTCGGCGAGCAATCCGTGGGGCGAGGGGATCAACATCGCCGACGCCGACTCGGACGAGGTGCGGCGTTACATCATCGGGTGCGCGCTGCGCTGGATGCGCGATTTCCACGCCGACGGCCTGCGCCTCGACGCGGTGCACGCGTTGGTGGACACCACCGCCATCCACATTCTCGAGGAGATGGCGGCCGAAACCGACTGGCTGTCAAGGGATTTGGGCCGTCCGCTGTCGCTGGTTGCCGAGAGCGACCTCAACGATCCGCGGCTCATCACCCCCCGCGACCGAGGCGGGTACGGGGTGACGGCGCAGTGGGCCGACGACATCCATCACGCCATCCACACCGCGGTGTCCGGCGAGCGGCAGGGTTACTACGCCGACTTCGGTTCGCTGGCGACGCTCGCGCATACATTGCGGCGCGGCTTCTTCCACGCGGCCACGTACTCGTCGTTCCGGCGCCGCCGCCACGGGCGCCCACTGGACACCACCGAGGGCACGGGCATTCCAGGGACCCGGCTGGTCGCCTACACTTGCACCCACGACCAGGTCGGCAACCGGGCCCTCGGCGACCGCCCGTCGCAGAACCTGACGGCCGGACAGTGTGCGGTCAAGGCCGCCCTTGCGCTCGGAACACCTTATACCGCAATGCTTTTCATGGGTGAAGAATACGGTGCGTCCACCCCGTTCCAGTTCTTCAGCTCGCACCCCGAGCCGGAATTGGCGAAGGCGACCGCGGAGGGGCGCAAGGCGGAATTCGCCGGGCACGGCTGGGACGCCGACGACATCCCCGACCCCCAGGACCCCGAGACGTTCCGGCGGTCCAAGCTCAAGTGGGACGAGATCGACTCGGGCGACCACGCCCGGCTGCTGCGCGTGTACCGCGAGCTCATCGCGCTGCGATACGACGATCCCGACATGGCCGACCCGTGGCTGGACCACCTCGCGGTCGACTTCGACGAGGATCAGCGCTGGATCGTCGTCTCCCACGGGCGGTTGCGTATCGCATGCAACCTCGGCGCCGAGCCGGTGAAGGTTCCGGTGACGGGCGAGACGGTGCTGGCCTGGGGCCGGCCCGGCGTCGACGGCGACAGCACGCTGCTCGACGGGCATTCGTTCGCGGTGCTGCGCGCGGCCGGCTGA
- a CDS encoding LuxR C-terminal-related transcriptional regulator, whose amino-acid sequence MSPSPITVALVDDYDVVVKGVANMLDPYRDRVVIAELDSTMPVEDTVDIVLYDSFAQPESDHEEIAVLVANPRAHRVVVYTWNFHPDLVDSARRQGAHGYLSKTLPARELVAALEAVHSGEQVISEVSSRARSAPGLDWPGRGEGLSDREAELLALITQGKSNADIARLTYLSPNTVKSYIRTVYRKLGVESRTQAVLWGVSHGFTPDHHRIEHWRGGP is encoded by the coding sequence ATGTCGCCCTCGCCGATCACGGTCGCTCTCGTCGACGACTACGACGTCGTCGTCAAGGGTGTGGCCAACATGCTCGATCCCTACCGCGACCGCGTCGTGATCGCCGAGCTCGACTCCACCATGCCGGTCGAGGACACCGTCGACATCGTGCTATACGACTCGTTCGCCCAACCCGAGTCCGACCACGAGGAGATCGCCGTCCTCGTGGCCAATCCCCGGGCGCACCGAGTCGTGGTGTACACCTGGAATTTTCACCCCGACCTCGTCGACAGCGCGCGGCGGCAGGGCGCACACGGCTACCTGTCCAAGACCCTGCCGGCCCGAGAACTCGTCGCCGCGCTGGAGGCCGTGCACTCCGGCGAGCAGGTGATCAGCGAGGTGTCATCGCGCGCCCGCAGCGCGCCCGGGCTGGACTGGCCGGGTCGCGGCGAGGGGCTCAGCGACCGCGAGGCGGAGCTCCTGGCCCTCATCACCCAGGGCAAGAGCAACGCCGACATTGCGCGGCTGACCTACCTGAGCCCGAACACCGTGAAGTCATACATCCGCACGGTGTACCGCAAGCTCGGTGTCGAAAGCCGAACCCAGGCCGTGCTCTGGGGCGTCAGCCACGGGTTCACCCCTGACCATCACCGCATCGAGCACTGGCGCGGCGGGCCTTAG
- a CDS encoding mismatch-specific DNA-glycosylase, producing MAEVRFTRDELKRFRGSTLPDLISDHVKLLFVGINPGLRTAAVQAHFAPRGNRFWPALHQAGITDHLIDASSGFTPADRKYLLRSGIGITNLVGRATAGADELTPAELLAGRRKLERTVAKYSPAVVAVLGITAYREAFGDRLAKPGRQVSPFPATELWVVPNPSGRNAHASLASLASAYGEVARAAGILTRSDAR from the coding sequence ATGGCCGAGGTCCGATTCACCCGCGACGAACTGAAGCGGTTCCGCGGCAGCACCCTGCCCGACCTCATCTCCGACCACGTCAAGTTGCTGTTCGTCGGGATCAACCCGGGCCTGAGAACCGCCGCGGTGCAGGCGCATTTCGCGCCGCGCGGCAATCGGTTCTGGCCCGCGCTGCATCAAGCCGGCATCACCGATCACCTGATCGACGCCTCGTCAGGGTTTACCCCGGCCGACCGAAAGTACTTGTTGCGAAGCGGAATCGGCATCACGAACCTGGTCGGCAGGGCGACCGCGGGCGCGGACGAACTCACACCCGCCGAACTGCTGGCTGGCCGGCGGAAGCTGGAGCGGACCGTCGCGAAGTACTCCCCCGCCGTCGTCGCGGTCCTCGGCATCACCGCCTACCGGGAAGCCTTCGGCGATCGGCTGGCGAAGCCGGGCAGGCAGGTGTCGCCGTTCCCCGCCACCGAACTGTGGGTGGTCCCGAATCCCAGTGGCCGCAACGCCCACGCGTCGCTCGCGAGCCTCGCGAGCGCCTACGGCGAGGTCGCCCGGGCCGCCGGCATCCTCACACGCTCCGACGCCCGGTAG
- a CDS encoding class I SAM-dependent methyltransferase, with the protein MARTENDTWDLASSVGATATAVAASRAMASQGPDPLLDDPWADPLVRAVGMDTFVKLIDGELGPREDDPLLNRRAMNEQITVRTRFFDDFFLQATGAGIRQAVILASGLDTRAYRLAWPAGTVVYEIDQPDVIEFKTRTLAGLGAEPSAERRTVAIDLRDDWPSALRQAGFDTGQPTAWSAEGLLVYLPPEAQDRLFDNIAALSAPGSRIATEHMDMRNIPADWAERLTERSRRIGSNINLAELFYTGERNTAAEYLAAHGWRTDIQTTERAYGANGFELPADELALFGGASGYLTATLEQRPG; encoded by the coding sequence ATGGCCCGCACCGAGAACGACACCTGGGATCTGGCGTCCAGCGTGGGCGCCACCGCGACGGCCGTCGCCGCGTCGCGGGCGATGGCGTCGCAGGGGCCGGATCCGCTGCTCGACGACCCGTGGGCCGACCCACTGGTACGTGCGGTGGGCATGGACACCTTCGTCAAGCTGATCGACGGTGAGCTCGGGCCCCGCGAGGACGATCCCCTGCTGAATCGCAGGGCGATGAACGAGCAGATCACCGTGCGCACCCGGTTTTTCGACGACTTCTTCCTGCAGGCGACGGGCGCGGGCATCCGGCAGGCCGTGATCCTGGCCTCGGGCCTGGACACGCGCGCCTACCGGCTGGCGTGGCCGGCGGGCACCGTGGTCTACGAGATCGACCAGCCCGACGTGATCGAATTCAAGACGCGGACCCTGGCCGGTCTCGGCGCCGAGCCCAGCGCCGAGCGCCGCACCGTCGCCATCGACCTGCGCGACGACTGGCCGTCGGCGTTGCGGCAGGCCGGATTCGACACCGGACAGCCGACCGCGTGGAGCGCCGAGGGGCTGCTGGTCTACCTGCCACCCGAGGCGCAGGATCGCCTGTTCGACAACATCGCCGCCCTGTCGGCGCCGGGGAGCCGCATCGCGACCGAACACATGGACATGCGCAACATCCCCGCGGACTGGGCGGAGCGGCTGACCGAGCGGTCGCGGCGCATCGGCTCCAACATCAACCTGGCCGAGCTGTTCTACACCGGCGAGCGCAACACGGCGGCCGAGTACCTCGCCGCGCACGGGTGGCGGACGGACATCCAGACGACCGAGCGGGCCTACGGCGCCAACGGATTCGAGCTGCCTGCCGACGAGTTGGCCTTGTTCGGTGGCGCCTCCGGCTACCTCACCGCCACCCTCGAGCAACGGCCGGGCTAA